Proteins encoded together in one Salarchaeum sp. JOR-1 window:
- a CDS encoding GDP-mannose mannosyl hydrolase yields the protein MTDHVAWIPDDVWADIVEHVPIPSVDLLVTCDDGILLAKRQNDPAKGEWFVPGGRIQKGESLTEAVHRVSEAELGVEITIEEELGAYNHFYETSDVPDSGGKHYVAHGYVVTPTSESIVLDAQHDEARTFPLDELPSVHEHVEAYLDSAELVPDTT from the coding sequence ATGACTGACCACGTCGCGTGGATACCGGATGACGTGTGGGCGGACATCGTCGAACACGTCCCGATTCCCTCAGTCGACCTCCTCGTCACCTGTGATGACGGCATTCTCCTCGCAAAGCGCCAGAACGACCCAGCAAAAGGCGAGTGGTTCGTCCCCGGAGGCCGAATCCAAAAGGGCGAATCACTGACCGAGGCCGTCCACCGGGTCTCCGAAGCGGAACTCGGCGTCGAGATCACTATTGAGGAGGAACTGGGTGCGTACAACCACTTCTATGAAACGTCCGATGTACCTGATTCGGGCGGCAAACACTATGTCGCTCACGGGTACGTCGTAACCCCGACATCTGAATCGATTGTACTTGATGCCCAACACGACGAAGCGAGAACATTCCCACTTGATGAACTCCCGTCGGTTCACGAGCACGTAGAAGCGTATCTAGATAGTGCTGAGTTAGTTCCGGACACGACCTGA
- a CDS encoding glycosyltransferase family 2 protein, with translation MAERKMEDSMEISVVVPTYNRPHDVVLCVKSIFDQTALPREVIIIDDGDLSDDVVRQLKSFEKESVPVILSESRGPAGTSTARNTGVQIAKGDIVLILDDDVIISEDYIEQLKRDYETLDSPNLAGIGGFDEADLREPPFAERLFNAIFLRGRKNWDINRIGIQSWTIDIATPQKADWLSGNNASFKREVLSEYPYPHWSGGREAYEDVAIGLKLKKAGYHCIIDPELSLDHNEGEYVESPFKTGWKSGRNRVNIFFEYCDAYLFPIFIWAMLGEALRKFLAPVTDRRFGHHWKIGFGITAGALKQIGIKISNIKTVVGTTIRNILLSRN, from the coding sequence ATGGCAGAGAGAAAAATGGAAGATAGTATGGAGATCTCCGTGGTTGTACCAACATACAATCGGCCACATGATGTCGTACTTTGTGTAAAGTCAATATTCGATCAGACAGCACTCCCACGTGAAGTCATAATTATTGATGACGGCGATCTATCGGACGATGTTGTCCGCCAACTGAAATCATTTGAGAAGGAAAGCGTCCCTGTTATTCTGTCTGAGTCGCGGGGACCAGCGGGGACATCCACAGCTAGGAATACGGGAGTTCAAATCGCCAAGGGAGACATCGTACTAATTCTTGATGATGATGTCATCATATCGGAGGATTATATTGAACAGTTAAAGCGCGACTACGAAACTCTTGATTCCCCAAACCTAGCCGGTATTGGGGGATTCGATGAAGCGGACCTGAGAGAGCCCCCTTTTGCAGAACGGCTGTTTAACGCGATATTTTTACGCGGCAGAAAGAATTGGGATATTAATCGGATAGGAATCCAGTCGTGGACAATCGATATTGCTACACCTCAGAAGGCAGATTGGTTATCTGGAAATAACGCGAGTTTCAAACGGGAGGTGTTATCTGAGTATCCATATCCCCACTGGTCTGGTGGAAGAGAAGCTTACGAGGATGTCGCAATCGGACTAAAGTTGAAGAAAGCTGGTTATCACTGCATCATAGACCCAGAACTCTCGCTAGACCACAATGAAGGAGAGTATGTCGAATCTCCTTTCAAGACAGGATGGAAGTCGGGAAGAAATCGAGTAAATATATTCTTTGAATATTGTGATGCCTATCTCTTCCCCATCTTTATCTGGGCAATGCTCGGTGAGGCCCTAAGAAAATTTCTGGCTCCGGTTACGGACCGGCGATTCGGACACCATTGGAAGATAGGATTCGGGATAACTGCAGGAGCTCTTAAACAGATTGGGATAAAGATATCGAATATCAAAACCGTTGTCGGGACCACTATTCGAAACATCTTACTATCCCGGAACTAA
- a CDS encoding glycosyltransferase family 4 protein — MTGRPRVFHLITRLLKGGAEAKTVVTVRGLDGYEFTVGYGAEYDPEQVEHLERASIETKRFPLIRHYNPVTTFPAVASVAWYLRRKDFDIVHTHSTEAGIIGRFAAALAGVPNIVHTVHGVPFADDRNDLLNRFVLGCERQAARYTDRIITNADVIADDYLERGIGTAEQYTTVYSGIDIDAFENAEPAEGLPGERPRIVMVGRLVDGKGHEVLLDAVESLGNFDGSVCIVGDGPLYDSLDAEIQGRGLSENVYLTGFREDVPRVLAASDVMVLPSYREGTPRVITEAMASGLPVIATNIAGIPEQVEHGETGFVIPTGNAIQLENYLSEFIDSPAKRTRFGRQAQIRAKRFSIESMLDGLEDVYGAFFPR; from the coding sequence ATGACGGGGCGTCCTCGTGTCTTCCACCTCATCACGCGACTGCTGAAAGGCGGCGCGGAGGCCAAGACTGTGGTAACTGTTCGTGGCCTTGATGGCTACGAGTTCACGGTCGGATACGGTGCGGAATACGACCCGGAGCAAGTCGAACACCTAGAACGTGCGAGTATCGAGACGAAACGCTTCCCACTAATCCGTCACTACAACCCCGTAACGACATTCCCCGCTGTGGCATCAGTGGCATGGTATCTCCGCCGAAAGGATTTCGACATCGTTCACACTCACAGTACGGAAGCCGGCATTATCGGACGGTTTGCGGCGGCCCTCGCTGGGGTGCCCAACATCGTTCATACCGTGCACGGCGTGCCGTTCGCCGACGACCGCAACGACCTCCTAAATCGGTTCGTGCTTGGATGTGAGCGCCAGGCGGCACGATACACGGACCGGATTATTACGAACGCTGACGTCATCGCTGACGACTATCTGGAGAGGGGTATTGGGACGGCTGAACAATACACGACCGTCTACAGCGGCATCGACATCGACGCGTTCGAAAATGCCGAGCCCGCCGAGGGCCTGCCGGGAGAGCGACCGCGCATCGTCATGGTTGGCCGACTTGTCGATGGTAAGGGGCACGAGGTACTGCTTGACGCGGTTGAATCACTTGGGAACTTTGACGGGTCGGTATGTATCGTCGGCGACGGCCCGCTGTACGACTCGCTGGACGCGGAAATCCAGGGCCGGGGGCTATCAGAGAACGTGTATCTCACTGGGTTCCGTGAAGACGTCCCGAGGGTGCTCGCGGCGAGCGACGTAATGGTGTTGCCGTCGTACCGTGAAGGAACGCCGAGGGTGATTACGGAGGCGATGGCTAGCGGACTGCCGGTAATCGCAACTAATATTGCGGGAATTCCAGAGCAGGTTGAACATGGGGAGACAGGATTTGTGATTCCGACAGGAAATGCCATCCAACTGGAAAATTATCTATCTGAGTTCATTGATTCCCCAGCAAAGCGAACAAGGTTTGGCAGGCAGGCACAAATACGGGCTAAACGGTTCTCTATTGAGTCAATGTTAGATGGTTTAGAAGACGTATATGGTGCCTTTTTCCCTCGTTAA
- a CDS encoding GDP-mannose 4,6-dehydratase, producing the protein MNIDARLADRTVFVTGADGFVGSHLTDRLVAAGANVHIFVRATSSGELKNIRHHSEELTIHRGDLRDPHSVKEALSALKGHDNSLIFHLAAQAHVGESWERPYETVDTNVTGTLNLLQAVVDLDLDIAKFDTAGTSEEYGNVKEEMADKHEFEEDGRVLLSERSPVNPTSVYATSKLAADFLTMNYHDAYGLPTVTTRMFNNYGPRQNPRYITGTIITQALERDIVELGNLQPKRDLCYVGDGVRGHLHVALEGTPGEQYVYGYGENISMRDWTNLILDVGAEEDYWKRPEIVQEDARYRPGDSDVEELLVGFEKLHEETGWEPQVDWRDGVRRTIDWYANNKDAWYGRVDWR; encoded by the coding sequence ATGAACATTGATGCGCGGTTGGCTGATCGAACAGTATTTGTTACTGGAGCAGATGGGTTTGTTGGCTCACATCTTACAGACCGATTGGTTGCCGCTGGGGCGAACGTCCATATTTTTGTTCGGGCAACGTCTAGCGGAGAACTGAAAAATATCCGGCATCATTCGGAGGAGCTCACAATCCACCGAGGAGATCTGCGTGACCCACACTCTGTGAAAGAGGCGCTGTCAGCGCTCAAAGGGCATGATAACTCTCTCATTTTCCATCTTGCAGCGCAAGCCCACGTTGGAGAGTCCTGGGAACGACCGTACGAGACTGTTGATACAAATGTTACCGGGACGCTGAACCTGCTTCAAGCTGTCGTGGATCTTGATTTGGATATTGCGAAGTTCGACACGGCGGGAACAAGTGAGGAGTACGGGAACGTCAAAGAGGAAATGGCTGACAAACATGAGTTTGAAGAGGACGGGCGCGTCTTGCTCTCCGAGCGGTCTCCAGTGAACCCAACGAGTGTCTATGCGACCTCCAAACTTGCAGCCGACTTCTTGACGATGAACTACCATGACGCGTATGGACTGCCAACGGTCACCACACGGATGTTCAACAACTACGGACCACGGCAGAACCCACGATATATCACTGGGACAATTATCACGCAGGCTCTGGAACGAGACATCGTCGAACTTGGCAACCTTCAACCAAAACGCGACCTCTGTTACGTCGGAGACGGCGTCCGTGGACACCTCCATGTTGCACTTGAGGGCACTCCTGGTGAACAGTACGTCTATGGGTACGGCGAAAACATCTCAATGCGGGACTGGACGAACCTCATCCTCGACGTCGGTGCGGAGGAAGACTACTGGAAACGCCCCGAAATCGTCCAAGAAGACGCCCGGTATCGACCGGGAGACAGTGATGTAGAGGAGCTACTCGTTGGCTTCGAAAAACTCCACGAGGAAACCGGCTGGGAACCACAGGTAGACTGGCGTGACGGCGTCCGACGAACGATTGACTGGTATGCAAATAACAAGGACGCCTGGTATGGGCGGGTTGATTGGCGATGA
- a CDS encoding O-antigen polymerase, protein MWPPSSQSLTQVILFQAFISIIIILVFLGVVFYTWRLHGNLLAPPVVHGAGWILPPLLIAVPHRFQYGLRPITWFAIILSFLSFFLGYLFATRIKIFPHRNWRQSIEKIDLWNRCRFRVTLIILLIVFGIAFLVNLSNVLTTLGLDAYLNASFRTIEVTFGGVSPFINYLYFLNGLIIVYVVIYLKVYRPEPLVVTIGIVSLLSTLFFGHKSAIILPVILAIAASACVGLKWKARYIPVAFVIVVSSFMLVYFSAGNSPQNIVAEFLIILDRLVMYITPNYMNLQANIIHTTTPTLGVRTLSSVLRLLTLERITVQTPGYHLVDPAYNVGTYVLGYYLDYGWAGFIFPQFFIGIFSTYVYTWFLEKPSVPSITIYAVVITMNVMVFFSNYYLRIQFWWYIVVTIVLSAIVSQSTNPSWFIKGWNE, encoded by the coding sequence ATGTGGCCACCATCGAGTCAGTCCCTAACTCAAGTAATACTCTTCCAGGCCTTTATCAGTATTATTATTATATTGGTTTTCCTCGGAGTAGTGTTTTACACTTGGCGGCTCCATGGAAATCTTCTCGCACCACCAGTCGTACATGGGGCGGGCTGGATTCTACCCCCGCTATTAATCGCTGTACCGCACCGTTTCCAATATGGATTGCGCCCGATTACTTGGTTTGCAATAATCCTCAGCTTCCTTTCTTTCTTTCTTGGATACTTATTCGCCACACGTATCAAGATCTTCCCTCACCGGAATTGGCGACAATCAATCGAAAAAATCGACTTATGGAATCGGTGTCGTTTTCGAGTCACACTCATTATATTGTTAATTGTATTTGGGATTGCATTTCTAGTAAATCTCAGTAATGTTTTGACCACTCTGGGATTAGACGCCTATTTAAATGCAAGTTTTCGAACTATCGAGGTAACGTTCGGGGGTGTCTCTCCATTTATAAACTATCTATACTTCTTAAATGGTTTGATCATCGTTTATGTAGTTATTTATTTGAAGGTCTATCGGCCCGAACCATTGGTAGTAACTATTGGGATTGTATCGTTGTTGTCTACCCTATTCTTCGGCCATAAGTCTGCCATCATCCTACCGGTAATTCTAGCTATCGCTGCATCTGCTTGCGTTGGGCTTAAATGGAAAGCACGCTACATTCCCGTGGCGTTTGTAATTGTAGTTTCGTCATTTATGTTAGTGTATTTTTCCGCCGGGAATTCGCCTCAGAATATTGTCGCGGAATTCCTTATCATTCTCGATAGACTCGTAATGTACATCACACCAAATTACATGAATCTACAGGCCAATATAATACATACTACCACGCCAACCCTTGGGGTCCGTACCTTAAGCAGTGTGCTCCGTCTTCTGACCTTGGAACGAATCACCGTTCAAACGCCTGGCTACCACCTAGTTGACCCTGCATACAATGTTGGAACATATGTGCTCGGCTATTATTTGGACTACGGCTGGGCCGGTTTCATCTTCCCGCAATTCTTTATCGGTATATTTTCGACTTACGTATACACTTGGTTTCTCGAAAAGCCTTCAGTACCATCCATAACGATATATGCAGTTGTTATTACGATGAACGTGATGGTATTCTTCTCGAATTACTACCTACGGATTCAATTCTGGTGGTATATCGTGGTCACGATTGTGTTATCCGCTATCGTTAGCCAGAGCACCAATCCAAGTTGGTTTATAAAGGGTTGGAATGAATGA
- a CDS encoding nucleotide sugar dehydrogenase produces MEAEQTRVGVIGLGYVGLPLALAMHDAGYDVVGVDVDAAKVERLRSGESTVNDVTDDEVAEATRGGVTFSTEYDQLADANAVSICVPTPLRKTDTPDLSYVLDAVERLAPVVADGCTVVLESTVYPGATEEAVADALAENGATVGEDLYLAFSPERIDPGNEEYGPTDIPKVIGGVTDACGDRAEALYAPVFDEVVRVNSATEAELVKLLENTFRAVNIGLINELAQIAHELDVDIWNTIEAAETKPFGFMPFYPGPGLGGHCIPIDPFYLSWKADQHGVDTRFIDLADTVNREMPQHVVDRVVKQLNDRGIALSNADVLVAGASYKPDVSDVRESPAIDVIAELENWDATVNYHDPHVPRLDVGTKTHESVPLTQNRLAAADCVVIITDHSTFDINQIVDEAELVFDTRNATSHLDATNIVRL; encoded by the coding sequence ATGGAAGCTGAGCAGACGCGCGTCGGCGTCATCGGCCTGGGATACGTTGGGCTCCCGCTGGCGCTAGCGATGCACGACGCGGGTTACGACGTGGTCGGTGTCGACGTCGACGCCGCCAAGGTCGAACGACTTCGCAGTGGGGAGTCAACGGTCAACGACGTCACTGACGACGAGGTCGCCGAGGCAACACGCGGTGGGGTCACGTTCAGTACGGAGTACGACCAGCTTGCGGATGCCAACGCGGTCTCGATCTGTGTGCCGACACCGCTTCGAAAGACCGACACACCGGATCTCTCCTACGTCCTCGATGCCGTGGAACGGCTCGCACCCGTCGTCGCTGACGGTTGCACGGTCGTCCTCGAGAGCACCGTTTATCCGGGTGCGACCGAAGAGGCGGTCGCTGACGCACTCGCGGAAAACGGCGCTACCGTTGGTGAAGATCTGTATCTCGCGTTCTCCCCGGAGCGTATCGACCCGGGGAACGAGGAGTACGGGCCGACGGATATCCCCAAGGTCATCGGCGGCGTCACCGATGCGTGTGGCGACCGGGCGGAAGCCCTCTACGCACCCGTCTTCGACGAAGTCGTGCGTGTCAACTCGGCAACCGAGGCCGAACTCGTCAAACTGCTCGAGAACACGTTTCGAGCCGTCAACATCGGCCTCATCAACGAGCTCGCACAGATCGCCCATGAACTCGACGTCGACATCTGGAACACGATCGAAGCAGCGGAAACGAAACCGTTCGGCTTCATGCCGTTCTATCCAGGGCCGGGACTGGGCGGCCACTGCATTCCGATCGACCCGTTCTACCTCTCCTGGAAGGCCGACCAACACGGCGTCGATACGCGGTTTATCGACCTCGCAGACACGGTCAACCGCGAGATGCCCCAGCACGTCGTCGATCGCGTCGTCAAGCAACTCAATGATCGCGGCATCGCACTCTCGAATGCGGACGTGCTCGTCGCCGGCGCCTCCTACAAGCCTGACGTCTCCGACGTCCGCGAATCGCCAGCGATTGACGTCATCGCAGAACTAGAGAACTGGGACGCCACGGTCAACTACCACGACCCACACGTGCCCCGCCTCGACGTCGGAACGAAAACGCATGAGTCCGTTCCCCTCACTCAGAACCGACTCGCGGCCGCAGACTGTGTCGTCATTATCACCGACCACTCAACGTTCGACATCAACCAAATCGTCGACGAGGCAGAACTCGTCTTCGACACTCGGAACGCAACGAGCCACCTCGACGCCACGAACATCGTCCGCTTGTAG
- a CDS encoding transposase, translating into MGVALLDLVETALRVAKQALGKRAGKPDSGGLAREAHIVAHCIRKEEGHSYVELVDRLSLMPAVCDRLGIHPDAPPDPTTFYHSFDRYAMYVWRALLRISAQQHPQSGHVALDSTFFERKQASQHYLQRCGRSVKTIKATTLTDTESLAVLDVHCCIEREHDTKAGPRVVRRNADDLRAVAADNGFQDWHTEYEIAAHDIEYLVHYRGSTAKATANNALIRAKGYTQRWMAETSYSTVKRTQDSALRSRFWYRQFREIVLLFALNNLKKLAKTL; encoded by the coding sequence ATGGGAGTCGCTTTACTCGACCTCGTTGAGACAGCACTACGTGTAGCTAAACAAGCGTTGGGGAAACGAGCGGGCAAGCCCGACTCAGGCGGGCTTGCCCGCGAGGCCCACATCGTCGCTCACTGTATTCGCAAGGAGGAGGGCCACAGCTACGTCGAACTCGTTGATCGGCTGAGTCTCATGCCGGCGGTCTGCGACCGCCTCGGCATTCACCCGGACGCGCCGCCTGATCCAACCACGTTCTACCACTCGTTCGACCGCTACGCGATGTACGTCTGGCGGGCGTTGCTGCGCATTTCCGCGCAGCAACACCCGCAGTCTGGTCACGTCGCACTGGACAGTACGTTCTTCGAACGGAAACAAGCCTCACAACACTATCTCCAGCGGTGTGGGCGAAGTGTCAAGACGATCAAAGCGACGACGCTGACCGATACAGAATCGTTGGCGGTGCTGGACGTCCACTGCTGTATCGAGCGTGAACACGATACGAAGGCTGGCCCGCGGGTCGTCCGCCGGAATGCGGACGACCTGCGGGCCGTGGCCGCCGACAACGGCTTCCAAGACTGGCATACCGAATACGAGATCGCTGCACATGATATCGAGTACCTCGTTCACTACCGCGGTTCAACAGCGAAGGCAACCGCGAATAACGCACTCATCCGAGCGAAGGGCTACACACAGCGATGGATGGCAGAAACGTCTTACTCGACGGTCAAGCGAACGCAGGACTCCGCCCTGCGTTCGCGGTTCTGGTACCGCCAGTTCCGTGAGATCGTTCTCCTGTTCGCGCTCAACAACCTCAAGAAGCTCGCCAAAACGCTATGA
- a CDS encoding GDP-L-fucose synthase, translating to MTDWHHSTTDYWNTKSVMVTGGAGFLGSHLVDELERRGDNVDVFVPRSDEYDLREKTDIQRALRDSNPDIVLHLAATVGGIGANRENPGRYFYENAVMGIELLEQARQFGVEKFTILGTICSYPKHTPIPFSEDDLYEGYPEETNAPYGIAKKALLTQSRAYRKQYDFNSIYLMPVNLYGPRDNFDLETSHVIPAIIRKCVEARERGADSITAWGTGKPTREFLYVKDAADGILTATERYDESEPINLGSGMEISIRDLVETIADTTGFEGDIEWDTSKPDGQPRRRLDTSRARQRFNWTATTDFEDGLKRTVEWYEQHREAILND from the coding sequence ATGACTGACTGGCACCACTCGACAACCGACTACTGGAACACCAAATCCGTCATGGTGACTGGCGGGGCCGGCTTCCTCGGAAGCCATCTCGTCGACGAACTCGAACGCCGAGGCGACAACGTCGATGTGTTCGTTCCACGAAGCGACGAGTACGACCTTCGAGAGAAAACCGATATTCAGCGCGCACTCAGGGATTCAAATCCCGACATCGTGTTACATTTGGCAGCCACGGTAGGCGGAATTGGAGCCAACCGTGAGAATCCAGGCCGATACTTCTACGAAAACGCTGTCATGGGCATCGAACTCCTGGAGCAAGCACGACAGTTCGGCGTCGAAAAATTCACCATCCTTGGAACAATCTGCTCGTATCCAAAACACACTCCAATCCCGTTCAGCGAAGACGACCTCTACGAAGGGTACCCCGAGGAAACCAACGCGCCGTACGGCATCGCGAAGAAAGCCCTGCTCACTCAGTCGCGTGCCTATCGAAAGCAGTACGATTTCAACAGCATCTATCTCATGCCCGTCAACCTCTACGGACCACGCGACAACTTCGACCTCGAGACATCCCACGTCATTCCAGCTATTATTCGCAAATGCGTTGAGGCCCGCGAACGCGGCGCCGACTCGATCACCGCCTGGGGAACTGGTAAACCAACCCGAGAATTCCTCTACGTAAAAGACGCAGCGGATGGTATTCTGACAGCAACCGAACGTTACGACGAATCTGAGCCGATTAACCTCGGTAGTGGAATGGAGATATCGATTCGCGACCTCGTGGAGACGATCGCTGACACCACCGGATTCGAGGGTGACATCGAATGGGACACATCGAAACCAGACGGCCAGCCTCGTCGACGGCTTGACACGTCGCGTGCCCGACAGCGGTTCAACTGGACGGCAACCACTGACTTCGAGGACGGCCTCAAACGAACCGTCGAGTGGTACGAACAACATCGCGAGGCGATACTCAATGACTGA
- a CDS encoding glycosyltransferase family 4 protein, with translation MYSPGEPEKVGILNLSSHVNFLSDLSKIALSKYEVEVFTTPSIKERVKDDVSSRPRLEWSVKKESDSKRDYLRHVEQRTAADVDILLAFPFYGNIFDFRHYAQFSPNCPYIQIAYEINGWAGERPAATSEFYNFAKYPLKRWMLRRIDILLVEFDTIQEYARSRLPETNIETFTPVISNHHDTTTGRTRDHSEIVITVPGMIDRTRRNYNLLLEAITKLPQAHAASIEVVLLGTPQGKYGEKILRRAEELKEVGKVTYFRDWIPEAAFEHHLRRSDILVSPLRQTRQVNGFVEEYGLSKGSGAISDAIRQSTPLLLPEWFKVPERVEPAIQTFCGVNGLSNELYRVISNEEYFSDLRDGANRMSEQYTIPEQQKRLSKLVQDLI, from the coding sequence ATGTATTCGCCAGGAGAACCTGAAAAAGTAGGAATATTGAATCTTTCCTCTCATGTAAATTTCCTTTCTGACCTATCTAAAATAGCGTTAAGTAAATACGAGGTTGAGGTATTTACTACGCCGTCCATTAAGGAACGAGTAAAAGATGACGTCAGTTCGCGCCCAAGACTTGAATGGTCAGTAAAGAAGGAGTCGGATTCGAAACGCGACTATCTCAGGCACGTGGAGCAAAGAACGGCTGCGGACGTAGATATACTACTTGCGTTTCCATTCTATGGAAATATTTTCGACTTCCGACACTACGCCCAGTTCTCTCCAAACTGTCCATACATACAGATAGCTTACGAGATAAACGGATGGGCAGGAGAACGGCCGGCAGCTACCTCAGAGTTTTATAATTTCGCGAAATATCCACTCAAACGCTGGATGCTGCGACGAATAGATATCCTTCTCGTTGAGTTTGATACGATTCAAGAATATGCGCGCAGCCGGCTCCCAGAGACGAACATAGAAACCTTCACGCCAGTAATTAGTAATCACCACGATACCACAACTGGTCGAACTAGAGACCATTCCGAGATCGTTATTACTGTCCCAGGAATGATTGATAGAACCCGTCGTAACTACAACTTACTCCTTGAAGCAATCACTAAGCTACCGCAAGCACACGCAGCCTCAATCGAGGTCGTCTTGCTTGGTACTCCGCAAGGCAAGTACGGTGAGAAGATTCTTCGACGAGCTGAAGAACTTAAGGAGGTCGGAAAGGTCACCTACTTCCGGGACTGGATTCCGGAAGCGGCGTTCGAACATCACCTTCGGAGATCCGATATTTTGGTAAGTCCACTTCGTCAGACCAGACAAGTTAATGGATTCGTGGAGGAGTATGGTCTGAGCAAAGGTTCCGGGGCGATTTCTGACGCTATTCGGCAGAGTACTCCGTTACTACTTCCAGAGTGGTTCAAAGTTCCTGAACGCGTGGAACCCGCTATTCAAACATTTTGTGGAGTAAATGGGTTATCGAATGAGCTCTATAGGGTGATTTCAAACGAAGAATATTTTTCTGATCTTAGGGATGGTGCAAACCGCATGTCGGAACAGTACACGATACCGGAGCAACAGAAGCGATTATCTAAACTCGTTCAAGACTTGATCTAA
- a CDS encoding SDR family oxidoreductase, which produces MPTALVTGVAGFIGSNLANALLDRDYEVRGVDNFETGREQNLQSLRSSDDFRFHEADIRDADQMATVTDGVDYVFHQAAVPSVPRSVEDPVTTTDANCTGTATILNAARNADVDTAVVASSSSVYGSTEQLPKVESMHSQPESPYALSKYYTEKLAIQFSDLYDIDTAALRYFNIFGPRQDPNGEYAAVIPKFISLMLEGERPVIYGDGEQSRDFTFIDNAVQANILAAEGDVTGEAFNVGCGGRVTINNLVDNLNDLLGTEINPIYDDPRPGDVRHSHADISKAKEQLGYEPAVDFSEGLDRTIQYYRNN; this is translated from the coding sequence ATGCCAACTGCACTCGTCACCGGAGTTGCGGGGTTCATCGGGTCAAACCTCGCGAATGCCCTGCTTGATCGCGACTACGAGGTTCGCGGCGTCGACAACTTCGAAACCGGACGCGAACAAAACCTCCAGTCCCTTCGTTCGAGCGACGACTTCAGGTTCCATGAAGCAGATATCCGTGATGCAGATCAGATGGCTACCGTCACCGACGGCGTCGACTACGTCTTCCATCAGGCCGCCGTGCCATCCGTTCCTCGGAGTGTCGAGGATCCCGTCACCACGACGGACGCCAACTGTACAGGAACGGCCACAATTCTGAACGCCGCCCGCAACGCCGATGTCGACACCGCCGTTGTCGCCTCTTCATCCTCCGTCTACGGCTCGACCGAGCAGCTTCCGAAAGTCGAGTCGATGCACTCCCAGCCCGAATCGCCGTACGCGCTCTCGAAGTACTACACAGAGAAACTCGCGATTCAGTTCAGCGACCTCTACGACATTGATACGGCGGCGCTGCGCTACTTTAATATCTTCGGCCCGCGGCAGGACCCCAATGGTGAGTATGCGGCCGTCATTCCGAAGTTTATCTCCCTGATGCTCGAGGGCGAGCGCCCCGTCATCTACGGGGACGGCGAGCAGTCACGTGACTTCACGTTCATCGACAATGCTGTACAGGCGAACATCCTTGCCGCCGAGGGCGATGTGACTGGAGAGGCGTTCAACGTCGGCTGTGGTGGACGCGTCACGATCAATAATCTCGTCGACAATCTGAATGACCTGCTCGGAACCGAGATTAATCCGATCTACGACGACCCTCGGCCGGGCGACGTTCGCCACTCCCACGCCGACATCTCGAAGGCCAAGGAGCAGCTCGGCTACGAGCCAGCCGTCGACTTCAGTGAGGGACTGGATCGAACCATTCAGTACTATCGCAACAACTGA